GCCTGAATTTGAGTTGTTGTAGCAATAGTCACGGTTACTACGACAAACGCCTGCAGATGTACAAAATTTGGATTTACCGAGGCTGACTTTAAGACCAGATGCAGCACAAAAACGATCGAATACCTCCTTAACAGTGCAGGCTTGAGACGCCGTAGCTTTCGCAAAGAGCAACACGTCGTCTGCAAAGAACAAATGAGAGAGTTTATTTCCTTCTTTGAAAATCTGTATAGGATTCCAAGTGCCGTCACTAACATAATTTGAAATCATAGCACCAAGGTGTTCCATACAAAGAACAAACAAATACGGGGACATATTAATGACTGaacatttataaattaattaaatattttttaactattcatttttttataagacaattcatttttcttttaactAAAAGAAttatcatttttcaaaaaaaaaaagaattatcaatttataacaaaaaaattcaaacccaATAATGTAGTGACACGTATCATtacttaaataaaataaaaaacataaaaacttgtaaaatatatattaaataaaaaaattgatttttttttttttttttaaacaaaacatCAAATTCAAATCCCTAGAACACTACGGAGGCAGAACtgctttttcttcttccttcttcccTTTTCTGAACCTTTTCCCAACAATACCACCACCAAACCTTAACATGGTTGTCAAGACGATGAAACCGCGACCATGGCCACCACCAATTTCAATAAAGTACGAGGTTAAACTACCACTTGTCAAAACACATTCGCCGTTCAAATTAGATGGAAAGGTCATAAACTTGCCCTTAGTTCTCTCCGTCGTAACGCCGCTGTCAGAAATTTCACCGGTGAAAGTCATCCTCGCCGTGCTGACCAAAGATGAAAACGATGTCGTTTTGTGGGATCGAGAGTTTCATAGCTTTGTTAATGTTTCTGCTAATAAAGATAATTCTTTTCATCCTTGGGAGATTGCTTTCACcgtttttaatgtatttttcttCGACCCattttgtttaatttctttGTTGAATGTTTTAGTCtgtgaaaaattgattttttgttttggttcgGAATAGCGATTCAGGAAGAACAACACAGTGTGTTTCCCTGCGTTTTCCTATTGTGTTTTGCAACAAGGATCTGATTTCTCAAATTGGGCCTGGGCCTAACAACTTGGTTGAACTGCATTTTGGGCTTCCTTTCATTTCCTATCAgtcttatgttttgtttttttgttgctaGATTACCCCCATTAGTTACTATAGTATAGTTAATCATTTGTatttcaaactcaaattggtaAGTTTCCCAATTTTGAGTTTGAGGGGGATGTTAAGATAGTTAGAGTTTTTTTGgtgttagttaattagttagaAGTTAGTTATAGTTGGTTACTCAATTAGTTAGTTAATTGGGTCCTATAAATAGAACACTAATTGTGTATGATTCTTGATAGTTACCTTCACATCTTCCTTGTTTagtattcttctttttctttgtggCCATATCAACGttcttgtttttaatttctaatcAAGTAAACCCTCAATTGACTGTGCAACTTACTGCTTCACTGATCAGAGGTTCTTGTTAGTGTTGTAAAAACCTTCATTCTACACTGTGCTACTCAGGTATGTAATCTTTACCTTCACTTCTTCCTTGATTACtgttattctttttctttttttgccaTATCATTGTTCTTGCAAGAAATCTAATAATTTGTTACAGACACATGCACACATTGCTTTCATGGAAACTACCTCTTGAGCTTTTCCATTCTGATTCatccacattttttttaagaagtaaaataagccaaaaaaatTGGACTGGCACCCATACGCCTTAATAATACTAGATAGGACTTTTTAGGTGTTGCAATAATTCGATAGAGTTCTTTGCATATTATCTCTTATGCAGATTATGATGTTCTTTGCATATTATCTCTTATGCAGATGATGATGTTCTTTGCATAATATTCTatttctaaattctaaattGGACTGGCACCAATTCACCTTAGTAATACTAGACATGACTTTTTAGGTGTTGCAATAATTTGATAGAGTAGTTCTTAATAATTTTCTAGTTCTTAATAATTTGATATAGTTATTAGTTACATAGTATCTCTAGTATAATAACAGAATGTTTCAGTATGTAGAGTTCTCATGATATTTGATATGCACTACTTGtctttatttgattattatgcttttcattcaactttTCAGAATTTGTCACTTTACGGTTCTGTTTACAAACATTGTCAGTCAATAGAGACAAAGAAACAAAACTAGGAGCACAAAATTAAAAACCTTAAAATCAACATTTAAAGATAACTCATGTTTCACCAAAAAGTCAACAAATGAAGATAACTCATGCACTTCATAGGACTATGTAGGAGTGCTTGATTTACCAAGTTTTTCTTCATTGTGCTATGTGTTCTTAACCTTTATTATACAATGAATTTGTGATTTTAGGACTATAGAGTTGTGGTTAATTAGTGTTAACATGAATAAGTGTTATAAacattgatgaaaaaaaatgtgCTTTTTAGGAGAATGGCTTTTTTGGAGAACAAGCTTCAGTCTGTCAATGAGCGTTCCTTTTTCCTTGCTATATATGATAACCAAGGTTATATGGAACAGTTTAGAGCCCTATGTGTTCGCTATGGCGGTCATActggttagtttttttttttttttttttttttgtgaagtttaatttaattattttttattagtttatttaCTGCTATAACATATTCTCTTGCATATACAGTTACTCCATGCCCGGATATTGAGATGGCACTTCAATTTGATGCACAAGAGATCAATTACATATTCATTGATTCTACGCTAGCTAAGCTCGATGGATGTAACTTTATGAAGCTTGCTGAAGCAAAATATCCGAAAGCTCACATTTTtggtatatatacatatatacttttgtattaatcttttttttttttttaaattaatattttataaattctcTGTTTTAACtaaattttcttttgtattaATCATAAGTTACATGCGTAAATGTCAATGAAGATGAATTTCTTAAGATGCAAAAGGAGGGTAATAGTGATCATCACACTTTTCTGAGATGGCTTGATGTggtatgtttctattttttcttaatcaatagaaatataaatttcatttttgacTCAATAATACTTACTT
This portion of the Trifolium pratense cultivar HEN17-A07 linkage group LG3, ARS_RC_1.1, whole genome shotgun sequence genome encodes:
- the LOC123917362 gene encoding uncharacterized protein LOC123917362 isoform X1, which encodes MKKNVLFRRMAFLENKLQSVNERSFFLAIYDNQGYMEQFRALCVRYGGHTVTPCPDIEMALQFDAQEINYIFIDSTLAKLDGCNFMKLAEAKYPKAHIFVTCVNVNEDEFLKMQKEGNSDHHTFLRWLDVRDYDATEMEAFEDVPPGTKIFSDVFKPVRTQKRTYFMPGDGMDQIARLASFKNPKCDDSKLTGVSTELFLGLPEKDSNDNSNKRKRKQR
- the LOC123917362 gene encoding uncharacterized protein LOC123917362 isoform X2 codes for the protein MAFLENKLQSVNERSFFLAIYDNQGYMEQFRALCVRYGGHTVTPCPDIEMALQFDAQEINYIFIDSTLAKLDGCNFMKLAEAKYPKAHIFVTCVNVNEDEFLKMQKEGNSDHHTFLRWLDVRDYDATEMEAFEDVPPGTKIFSDVFKPVRTQKRTYFMPGDGMDQIARLASFKNPKCDDSKLTGVSTELFLGLPEKDSNDNSNKRKRKQR